The following nucleotide sequence is from Nitrososphaerota archaeon.
TGGGGCACGGTGAAAGCGCCTTTGTAAAAGGCAAGTTTCTTGCGGAACCCAAGCCCCAGATTGAGTTCCACATGCCTGGAAGAGTATGGCACATGCAGAAGGTTCTGTTCGAAAAATACTGGATGCGCCACTGGTTCTAGGCAGTAACAACGAGGCGAAGTAGATAATGAAAATCGGTATAATTCTGAACACAAACGATCCTGAAACCGTTTGGAATACTTTCAGGTTCGGGGTTACATCCCTCACCAACAATCATCGGGTTAAGGTCTTCCTCCTCGGCAGAGGAGTGGAAGCAGAAGAGATTAGCAGCGATCAGTTTGATGTTAGAATGCAGATGATGCGCTTCCTGGATGCCGGAGGAGAAATTCTGGCCTGCGGAACCTGCCTAAAGATAAGAAAGAAGAAGGAGAGCGAAGTAAAGATGTGCTCCATATCCACGATGCAGAGCCTGCTGGAAATCGTAGAGCTCTCAGACAAGATCATCACCTTCTCCTGAAACCGTTCAGGATAACGCTCACTTTTGGGCAACATCCGAACTTGCCCATGCATAAATTAACTAAACTGCTGCCTCAGACCCTCGTTTGCCCAACAAGGGCTGAAGTTATGGGTATCGGCTCCTAAATATCAAATTAAATCTAAACTATCATGTTCAGATATCATCCTATATGTCGAAGTATAGTTGGAATTCGTAGGGGTGTGTTCTTAGTGCTATTTGGTTGTGTTCGTTTGTGCCGTTCTCAATTATGTAGTCGATTGTGCTTTGTGGAAAGATTGTCTTTAGGAATGAGTGGTCGCTTCTGAGGCTTTCTGCGGCTTCTTTCAATGAGCCTGGTAGTTCCTGTATTCCGAGTTCGTGTCTTTTCTCTGGTGTGAGGTGGTAGATGTTTTCGTCTACTGGGTCTCCCGGGTCTAGTTTCTTCTTTATTCCGTCGAGGCCGGCCGCGGTCATTGCTGCGAAGCATAGGTAGGGGTTGCTTGAGGGATCAGGTGTTCTGTACTCTAATCGTTTTCTTGCCGCTGTTTTCTGGCCTTTCTCGTAGCAGGGGACTCTGATGTTGGCTGATCTGTTTCTTCTGCTCCAAGCTATATAGACCGGCGCTTCGTAGCCTGGGACTAGTCTGCGGTAGGAGTTTGTGGTGGGGTTAGTTATCGCGGCCATTGCCCTCGCGTGAGCCATAAGGCCTCCTGCGAAGTATCGTCCAAGCTGACTTAGCTCTGCGTGAGGATCGCTACCGTCATAGAAGAGCGGATTACCGCCTTTCCATAGGCTGACGTGCACATGCATTCCTGAGGCGTTGTCCATGAAGACCGGTTTCGGCATAAAGGTTGCCACCATACCTCTGGTATACGCCACGTTCTTGACTATCATCTTGTAAGTGACGACGTTGTCTGCGGTGCTCGTCAAGGTGTCTCTTAACATGTCGATTTCGCACTGCCCTGCTGTAGCCACCTCATGGTGGTGAGCATCCGTGACGATGTTGAAGTTCTTCTCCATAACTGAGCAGCATTCGCTTCTAAACTCCATTAAGGTGTCCTGCGGCGGAACTGGGAAGTAGCCTTCCTTGAACCTAATCGGATAGTTTGTCCCGGTAGTGTTCCACGCCGCTTCCTTAGACTCTATTTTGTATGATTGGCCTTGATAGGGGTTGTGAACATCCCAATAGACCTTATCGAAGACAAAGAACTCAAGCTCAGGACCCCAGTAAGACAAATCATAGCCCTGCTTAGTAATCTCAGCCTCGGCTTTCTGCGCAATCGCCCTCGGATCGTTGGCGAACCGTCCTTGACCGAAGCCCCAGTGCACATCACAAATCATTCTAGCCGTCTTGTAGTTATCTGGGAGCCAAGGCATTACTGCAAAGGTCGATGGGTCAGGTACAAGCACAAGATCAGACTCGTAGATTTCGGTGAACCCCCTGATGGAGGATCCGTCGAGCTTCGGGATTCCTTTCGTGAAGGTGTCCTCTTCAATACTGTGCCAAGGCATAGTGACATGCTGTAGTCTGCCGGGAATATCGGTGAATTCAAGATCAACGAATTCGACCTTCTCATTCTTTATCATGTCAACAGCTTCGACCGGAGTAATCTTCAACGGCTCGATTTGTCCTTGTACACTTCTCTGAAATCCCATAACTCCACACGTCAAAACGCACATTTATATACTTTATTCAAAAAATAATGGACAAGTGTACAAAAGCACCTCCAGAGTCACAGTTGTTTGTTCACAAGCAACCCGCAAAGCGCCACCCGAACCCGACGTGAACTGATCATTTCACTGGTAAAACCTCCCTGAAAACATAAAGACCATAACAACGCTCTTACACCAGTTCTAAATTCAATCGAAGATGTGAAAAAGTGTCGAATCGTAAAGCCGATTTATGGGCGTTTGCATACAGTCAAGATATATATCAGCGCATATTGAGGGCTATTACCATGCCTGCTATGAACCGCGAAAAATGTGAGACAATTATTATCCGGTCTTCCGGTCTAGAAACCAAGCTCAGTGGAGTTGTAGCGTAGATGAGCGAAGAGCTATCCAGAAGCGTCCTGAAAGATGTTCAGGAGCGCGGAATCTCATTCGTCAACCTTCAGTTCACCGATATTCATGGCGGATTAAAATCAACTACTATCCCCGCTGCTCAGCTTGAGGACTCGCTGAACATCGGAACATGGTTTGACGGCTCATCAATAGCCGGTTTCACTCGTATCTACGAGTCTGATATGTATCTGCGCCCTGACCCAGCCACCTACGCGGTTATTCCGTGGGAGACTGAAGTGGCCAGGATTATCTGCGATGTCTACATGCCTGACGGCAAGCCGTTCGAAGGAGATCCTCGCTACATTCTGAAACGGGCTTTGAAGAACGCATCGGACATGGGCTTTGAGTACAACACAGGACCTGAACTGGAGTTCTTCCTATTCCAGCCGAGAAACGGATCATCCAATCTTTCACCAGTTCCCCATGATGTCGCGTCATACTTCGACTTCTCACCTCAGGACAAAGCCTCCCATGTAAGAGAGAACATCATCAAGGCACTAGGTGCCTTCGGCATGACCGTCGAGATGGGTCACCACGAAGTGGCCTTCGGTCAGCACGAAATCGACTTCCGCTACAGCGGTGCCTTGAGAACAGCGGATAACGCGATAACTCTCAAACACACCGTCAAAGCTGTCGCGAATAAGCATGATATTTACGCAACCTTCATGCCGAAACCGGTCTTCGGAATAAACGGCTCCGGAATGCACGTCCACCAGAGCTTCTTCAACAGCAAAGGTGATAACGCGTTCTTCGACCGCAACGACGAGTACAAGCTATCCAAGGTTGCGAAGAGCTTCATCGCAGGCCAACTTGCACACGTAAAAGAAATGAGCGCAGTACTCGCCCCAACCGTCAACTCATACAAACGGCTCGTCCCAGGCTACGAAGCCCCAGTATACATCTCATGGGCTAGAAAGAACCGCTCAGCACTAATCCGAGTACCCTCATACTCTCCAGGAAGAGAGAAGGCAACACGCGCAGAGCTAAGATGCCCCGACCCTAGCTGCAACCCCTACCTAGCCTTCGCAGTGATGCTGACAGCAGGTCTAGACGGAGTGAAGAACAACATGACACCCCCAGCACCGGTGGAAGAGGACCTTTACGAGTTCGACGACAAACGACTAAAGGAACTCTACATAGACACACTCCCAGGATCACTCCACGAAGCCATCACTCAGATGCAGCAGAGCAAGCTAATGAAAGAAGCCCTCGGCAAACACACCTACGAAGAGTACACCAACGCAAAGCTAGCTGAGTGGGACGACTACCGCATCAGAGTCACCGACTGGGAGCTCAGACGCTACCTAGACATCCTATAATCAGATCTGAGAAAGGCTGGGCTACGTTAAGAAGCTCCAGCCTATGCTCTTCTTTATCTGAAATTTAGTATATTTCCCTGTTGCTGCTTTTCTGTAAAAGTAGTCTTTGCAGTGCATGTCGATCCAATTGTTGACTCTTTGCCGCATATTTGGCATAAATGTGACAAATGAGATGGACAAACTATATATTCATAGCAGTTATTCTAGCTTGATGACCTAAACATGAGAACGCCTATCGGCGTAAAGGGGCGCAACAACCCTTACGACGACGACAAAGTCATTGATGCCTGCTCAATCTTCGGCATGATGGATCAGCAAGGAAGATCCATGGCGGGACGCGATGTTGTCGAAGCTATGACGAACATGAATGAGCGGACAAACGGTCTAGGCTCAGGTTACGCTGTTTACGGGCTTTACCCTAAGCGTCGTGACCAGTATGTGCTTCACGTAATGTATGACGACAGGAAGGCGTTGGAGTGGGGATCCAAATTTATTGACTCTGAGTTCAAGATTGTTCAGGATGAGGAGATACCGATGGATCGGAGCTGCTGCAAAGCGGATGCCCCGATTATGTGGCGATACTTTGTAGACGTGGACTCTGAGAGGCTGAACGGAACCGGTGAAGAGGATTACGTGGTTCAAAGAGTCTTCTCAATCAACACCTCGGAGAAAGGGGCCTATGTGGTTTCAAGCGGCAAAGACATGGGTGTCTTCAAAGGAGTCGGCTGGCCGCAGGAGATAGCTGATACTTTCCACTTGGACGAGTACCGTGGGTATCTTTGGACATCTCACGGCCGCTTCCCAACGAACACACCGGGTTGGTGGGGCGGAGCACACCCGTTCTCTTTACTGGATACTTCAATTGTCCATAACGGCGAAATTTCGTCCTACGGTACGAACCGGCGTTTCCTAGAGATGCTCGGCTACCAATGCACCTTCCAAACTGACACTGAGATCTTCTCGCTTGCCCTAGACTACTTGATGCGGCGCCGGAAGCTACCGGTGGAGATTATCGCAAACATCTTTGCACCCCCGTTGTGGAAAGATATTGATGCGATGCCTCCTCAGCAGCGTAACCTTCTCCGTAGCCTCAGAATGGTGTACGGCGGTCTATTGATGAACGGGCCGTTCTCCATAATCTTCGCTAAACACGGCTTAATGGTCGGGCTTACTGATAGGATTAAGCTGCGGCCTCTGATTGCTGCTAAGAAGAAGGATGTCTTCTTCATCTCATCAGAGGAGTCTGCGATTAGATGCGTCCAGCCTGATCTGGACAAGGTGTGGCATCCTCGAGGCGGCGAACCCGTTGTGGCTAGCTGCGTCAACATTCACGCCTCAACCAACCCTGTCTTAGTGATGTCCTCTTGAAGAGCTACGTATTACC
It contains:
- a CDS encoding DsrE family protein; protein product: MKIGIILNTNDPETVWNTFRFGVTSLTNNHRVKVFLLGRGVEAEEISSDQFDVRMQMMRFLDAGGEILACGTCLKIRKKKESEVKMCSISTMQSLLEIVELSDKIITFS
- the glnA gene encoding type I glutamate--ammonia ligase, which translates into the protein MGFQRSVQGQIEPLKITPVEAVDMIKNEKVEFVDLEFTDIPGRLQHVTMPWHSIEEDTFTKGIPKLDGSSIRGFTEIYESDLVLVPDPSTFAVMPWLPDNYKTARMICDVHWGFGQGRFANDPRAIAQKAEAEITKQGYDLSYWGPELEFFVFDKVYWDVHNPYQGQSYKIESKEAAWNTTGTNYPIRFKEGYFPVPPQDTLMEFRSECCSVMEKNFNIVTDAHHHEVATAGQCEIDMLRDTLTSTADNVVTYKMIVKNVAYTRGMVATFMPKPVFMDNASGMHVHVSLWKGGNPLFYDGSDPHAELSQLGRYFAGGLMAHARAMAAITNPTTNSYRRLVPGYEAPVYIAWSRRNRSANIRVPCYEKGQKTAARKRLEYRTPDPSSNPYLCFAAMTAAGLDGIKKKLDPGDPVDENIYHLTPEKRHELGIQELPGSLKEAAESLRSDHSFLKTIFPQSTIDYIIENGTNEHNQIALRTHPYEFQLYFDI
- the glnA gene encoding type I glutamate--ammonia ligase — its product is MSEELSRSVLKDVQERGISFVNLQFTDIHGGLKSTTIPAAQLEDSLNIGTWFDGSSIAGFTRIYESDMYLRPDPATYAVIPWETEVARIICDVYMPDGKPFEGDPRYILKRALKNASDMGFEYNTGPELEFFLFQPRNGSSNLSPVPHDVASYFDFSPQDKASHVRENIIKALGAFGMTVEMGHHEVAFGQHEIDFRYSGALRTADNAITLKHTVKAVANKHDIYATFMPKPVFGINGSGMHVHQSFFNSKGDNAFFDRNDEYKLSKVAKSFIAGQLAHVKEMSAVLAPTVNSYKRLVPGYEAPVYISWARKNRSALIRVPSYSPGREKATRAELRCPDPSCNPYLAFAVMLTAGLDGVKNNMTPPAPVEEDLYEFDDKRLKELYIDTLPGSLHEAITQMQQSKLMKEALGKHTYEEYTNAKLAEWDDYRIRVTDWELRRYLDIL
- a CDS encoding glutamine amidotransferase family protein → MRTPIGVKGRNNPYDDDKVIDACSIFGMMDQQGRSMAGRDVVEAMTNMNERTNGLGSGYAVYGLYPKRRDQYVLHVMYDDRKALEWGSKFIDSEFKIVQDEEIPMDRSCCKADAPIMWRYFVDVDSERLNGTGEEDYVVQRVFSINTSEKGAYVVSSGKDMGVFKGVGWPQEIADTFHLDEYRGYLWTSHGRFPTNTPGWWGGAHPFSLLDTSIVHNGEISSYGTNRRFLEMLGYQCTFQTDTEIFSLALDYLMRRRKLPVEIIANIFAPPLWKDIDAMPPQQRNLLRSLRMVYGGLLMNGPFSIIFAKHGLMVGLTDRIKLRPLIAAKKKDVFFISSEESAIRCVQPDLDKVWHPRGGEPVVASCVNIHASTNPVLVMSS